One window of Uloborus diversus isolate 005 chromosome 3, Udiv.v.3.1, whole genome shotgun sequence genomic DNA carries:
- the LOC129218319 gene encoding uncharacterized protein LOC129218319, giving the protein MSIDNCVSISLYTFCDASKLSFATVIFLRSESKDQVSVQLVLAKSRIAPLKTMSIPRLELMACTIGVRLTDTVKKALSIQDIEKYYWTDSTSVLYWITHDDTWTVFVKNRVKEIRKLSDQTKWRHVPGSENPSDLPSRGCSVHKLIESHWWEGPHWLKLSKEEWPHSTFIDDTEKVDSEMSKIVATALNNVKDFSSKVFSYFSTYKKNLKMMGWISRFLENSRKKREERQQGELKVHELEKAEKVKFIQHNSFSSEDIEKLKFICVFEDEGILRVKTKLFRRKDKEDFKCPIVLPSDHPLVEQLIYERHLVSCHSGTQVVLADLREKFWILRGRKTVQRILKQCIRCKRNASKKLETMPAPLPEERVRDALVFEVTGVDLAGPLYLKKGDKAWILLLTCAV; this is encoded by the coding sequence ATGTCAATCGACAACTGTGTATCAATCAGTCTTTATACATTCTGTGATGCATCTAAATTGTCTTTCGCAACAGTCATTTTCTTAAGAAGCGAAAGTAAAGATCAAGTGTCAGTGCAATTAGTTCTTGCTAAATCAAGAATTGCACCATTGAAAACGATGTCAATCCCTAGGCTGGAATTAATGGCATGCACAATAGGCGTACGTCTTACTGATACAGTAAAAAAGGCTTTAAGTATCCaagacattgaaaaatattattggaCGGACTCGACTTCAGTGTTGTATTGGATAACTCATGACGATACATGGACTGTGTTTGTAAAAAATCGAGTTAAGGAGATAAGGAAATTGTCTGACCAAACAAAGTGGCGACATGTGCCAGGCTCAGAGAATCCTTCGGACTTACCTTCAAGAGGTTGCTCAGTGCACAAACTGATAGAATCTCATTGGTGGGAGGGTCCTCATTGGCTGAAGTTGTCAAAAGAAGAATGGCCTCATTCTACCTTTATTGATGACACAGAAAAAGTTGATAGTGAGATGAGCAAGATAGTTGCAACGGCATTAAATAATGTCAAGGACTTTTCTTCGAAAGTTTTCAGCTACTTTTCGACATacaagaaaaatctaaaaatgatgGGATGGATATCAAGGTTCTTAGAAAATTCCCgtaagaaaagagaagaaagacAGCAGGGAGAGCTTAAAGTTCATGAGCTAGAAAAGgcagaaaaagtaaaattcataCAACATAACTCCTTCTCATCTGaggatattgaaaaattaaagttcattTGTGTGTTTGAAGATGAAGGAATTTTGAGAGTCAAGACAAAGCTTTTCAGAaggaaagataaagaagattttaaatGTCCCATAGTTTTACCCTCTGATCATCCTCTAGTGGAACAGTTAATTTACGAAAGACATTTGGTCTCATGCCACAGTGGAACCCAAGTTGTCCTGGCAGATCTTCGAGAAAAATTTTGGATTCTTAGAGGCCGGAAGACGGTTCAAAGGATCTTGAAACAATGCATTCGATGTAAGAGAAATGCTTCAAAGAAATTAGAAACCATGCCTGCTCCCCTTCCGGAAGAAAGGGTACGAGATGCATTGGTTTTTGAAGTGACAGGGGTTGACCTGGCCGGACCACTTTACTTGAAGAAGGGGGATAAAGCATGGATATTATTACTTACTTGCGCCGTGTAA